In Miscanthus floridulus cultivar M001 chromosome 8, ASM1932011v1, whole genome shotgun sequence, the sequence aacccacgccgctccacatagagacctggggctagctccctctctcgccctgcttgtaaacccctactacaagcacctcaatgcaaggaatacaagatcgctctcttagactggacgtagggcacctattgcctgaaccagtataaaccttgtgtctctttgcatcaccatctgagattaggggcacgcagtacattttcactagttggttgagggcccaccggtccaaaacaccgacagttggcgcaccaggtagggggcatACTACGTGTCAGCTTAGTTGTCCCAACAAGTTTTGGATGGTAGACCCCGTGTGACCACTtcatctcggcacggtgatctggttcgagagcctagagttcatgtctctaggatctgagtacgatatggtactgctcacacccagagccccacccACCGACGACGACAAcatgcaccagcagcctaggtgcaggcggcgcccgggccacCGCTCTCGTCATGCTCACCAGGCATGACGTGGGTGGGACCACCCCAACACCacgcaagctcagggcgacgcactgCGCTCCACCGGTACcccatgcccggctgttggtatagagtccctggttggggacctgtccagcctaagcctgggcaagggacgGAGTTGCCTCCTGAGGAGTTGCCTCCGGCGGAACGGAGCCCGGTGAcaacaccatccccgtaccccttcgggtttagcAATACCAccgccgcctatgcttccgcctacgcttccgctcacgtggAACCCCCAGGACACCACCAATGCTTCACCCTCGACCTCGACGCCACTACCTTgatccacacccacgctgactccttggaggaggacggGGCGTGGACCGGAGCGGACTTCTATGGGCtttgcgaccctgaagccatgggccgcttcatggccgcgagcgactactgctttggctactctgactccgatgatgaaggcactcacgaccccactcgtgagtgcttccacatcgagctcgggatgccaagcatgggcaATGAGGACGAAGGGGTAGGTCCTCGCTCCCTGCCCCCTGAGGGGGTAGGCGCCACCGCACCTCCATGCGTCGAGCCCtaggcagcacggaacgagaaccttacCCCCGAGGAACTTTGACACCTGGACCTGGAGCAGcttcgtgagcttcaggccaaggtcgaacaagaccaactccttctacagcagctctgagacactcttgagcaagagcagcggggtcgcggtgatggcggagcagcccggcggagggctcgcgacgttAACCACCGCATCCACAATGAcgtagggggcgagcaaccccctatcttcaatcgcgctagccagaatgtcgtggcagcggcgatgctactccgaactatgcccgagccctctaccacggaggggcgatgggtccacggcgagctctgagacctcctcgagactgccgcagtgcagcaggccaaaagttctACCTCTCGACGGTGCAGAGGCGCCTCGGAACTTCCCacagcaccgcctcggcaggatagggaggcctcggttcgtcccgagcctgctcgggcaccgacggtcaacagggccccctcggtgcacgaccgcctcggtGACCGATGCGAGgtgcaaggcgaccacgatgtggtcagcaggcgacggcgccacgataaTGATGGACCCACCTGAGGcgaccacccgcaccgaggcggtcgctacgacagtggggaggaccgcagtccttctcctgggccacctggccctcgagtcttcagtagAGCCATCCGCGGTGCTCAATTCCCGGCCCAGttttggcaaccggccaacctcgcaAAGTACAGCGGCAAGACCAATCCAGAGTTGTGGCTGGCCGATTATCGCTTGGCTTATTAGCTAGGTAGCGCgaacgatgacctactcatcatccgcaacctccccttgttcctgtcagactcggcacgagcctagctcgaacacctccctccctcacagatccacaactggcgtgacttggtaaaggtctttgttgtgaatttccagggcacatacgtgcaccccgagaactcctaggacctcaagagttgttgctagaagccggacgagtctctctgagacttcatccgacgcttctccaagcaatgcaccgagttgccccgcgtcggtgactcggaaattgtctaggcgttcctctccggcacctTCTGCCGAGACGTGGTCTgagagttaggccagaacatACCGACCTCGATGGCCgcactccttgacatcgccaccaacttcgcctcgggcgaagaggctgtcggggccatcttccccgataacgacgccaaggggaagcggagggacgaggcccctgaggcctcggcctcccacctccccaagaaaaagaaaaagggtcgccaggggaagtaggaggtcctcgaggccggtctAGTCACAACCACAGATCGCAAGAACCCCCGAGTCCCCGCCAGAGGCCTCGGACTCTTTgatgacatgctgaagaagccctgtccttaccaccagggcccgatgaagcacaccctcgaagagtgcaccatgctccggcgttactacgccaagctcgggctccccaacgacgatgccaagaagaagggcgccggcgataGGGACGACgataaggacgacgggttccccaaggtgcacaacgccttcatgatctttggcgggcctttaGCGTGCCTCACGGCATGTCAGTGAAAGAAGGAGCATCAGGAGGTCTTcttggttaaggtggccactccccggtaccttgaCTAGACttaggaggcgatcacctttgatcaggttGATTACctcgattatgtcccaaaccctagGCAGTACCCGCTCATCGttgacccgatcattggcaacacccggctctccaaggtgttgatggacggaggcaatggcctcaacatcctctacgtcaacaccctggagctcctggagctctaCCAGTCACAATTTTGAGGCAAcgccgcacccttccacggcatcgtgccggggaaatgcacacgacccctcgggcgcatcaacTTGCCCGTCTGCTTTGACACtctctccaactaccgcaaggaggtcctcaccttcaaggtggttgggttcaaggggacctaccatgccatcctggggcggccatgctatgccaagttcatggcgatccccaactacgcctacctcaagctcaagatgccgggccccaacggTGTCATCattgtcgagtccacgtacgagcatgcatacgactgcgatgtcgaatgcatcgagtatgccgaggctctcgtggaggccaagaccctcatcgtcaacctcgaccggcTTGGTAGTgaggcacctgactccaagcatcgcgccgggactttcgagcccacagAGGCCGTCAAACTCATCCCAGTCGACCCCACCTACTCCAACGGccaagcgctgaggatcagcgccaccctcgacagcaaataggaagccatgctcatcgactttctttgCGCGAATGCCGACGTATTCGCGTGGCgtcccttggacatgccgggcataccgagggaggtcgccgagcacgccttggacatccgggccggctctagaccggtgaagcagcgcctgtgacgattcgacgaggaaaagcgcagggccattggcaaggaggtgcagaagcttttggtggctggattcatcaaggaagtgtctcatccagagtggttagctaatcccgtgttagttaagaagaaaaatgggaagtggaggatgtgtgtagactacactagtttgaataaagcctgtccaaaagtcccattcccattacctcgaattgaccaaatcatcgactccattgcgggatgcgaaacccaaTCTTTcgttgatgcgtattccggttaccatcaaatcaagatgaaagaatccgaccagctcgtgacttctttcatcaccccatttggcatgtactgctatgtgactatgtcgtttggcctcagaaatgcaggggccacataccagcgatgcttgacctaggtctttggcaagcacatcgggcgaaccatcgaggcctatgtggatgacatcgtggtcaagtccagaaaggctagtgatctcatcgatgacttggaggtagccttcaaatgcctcagagagaagggcatcaagctcaaccccgagaactgtgtcttcggggtcccccgaggcatgctcttgggattcatagtctcagagcacggtatcgaggccaacccagagaaggtctcggccgtgaccaacatgggaccaatctgagacctcaagggagtgcagagggttatgggatgccttgcggccctaagccgcttcatctcgcgccttggcgaaaaggcttgcccctgtaccgcctcttgaggaaatccaaatgcttttcttggacccccgaggccgaagaagacctcaccaagctcaaggcactgctcaccaattcTCCCATCTTGGTGCCACCGACCAAGGGCGAGggcctcttactctatgtcgccgcaacgaccTAAGTGGTCAGTGTGGCCGTAGTAGCCGAGAGGCAGGacgaggggcatgctctacccgtccaacgacctatttacttcattagcgaggtgctctccgagactaagacacgctacccccacatccagaaactgatctacgccgtagtcttggctagacacaagctgcgtcactacttcgagtctcactcggtgaccgtggtgtcgtctttccctctcggagagataatccagaaccAGGAGGCCTAGGGTacgatagccaagtgggccgtagaactcatgggggaagccctgtcttttgcgcctcggaaagcaattaaatcctaggtcttggctgattttgtggctgagtggaccgacacccaactgccacctgctcaaatccaggcagaatgctggaccatgtacttcgatgggtccctgatgaagaccggggcaggcgtgggtctgcacttcatctcaccccttagagtgcacatgcgctacatgattcggctccacttcgctgcctccaacaacgcagctgagtacgaggccctcttcagcggcttgcagatcgccatcaaacttggagtGCGGCATCTCGACATACGCTGTGATTcgtagctcatcgtcgatcaagtgatgaaggagtcgaactggcatgaccccaaaatggaggcatactgcaagttggtacgttgcctagaagacaagttcgatggtctcgaccACAACCACATTGTGCAAAAACTCAATGAGGCcacggatgaactggcaaagatggcgtcggtgtgggccccggtccccccaaacgtcttcgctagagacctccacaagccttccatcgactgcaCCTCGgcggcggaagagggcccaccggtcgagcccatcgtagggcccgaggccccctctgtcaccaAGACCCCTACGGTCGAGCTCGAGGCCATGGAAGTCAAtgcggagcctcccgaggccaaccagggcatggactggcgagtcccattccttgattgcctcgttcgaggagatcttcctgcagacaggaccaaagcccgacggcttacgtgacgagccaaaacttacgtcctcagcaacggcgagttgtacaggcaaagcccatctggcgtcctccaacgatgcatcaccaccgaggcaggccaagccctactttgggacttgcacacgggagcctgtgggcaccatgcagcACCTCGAATGCTCATcgaaaacgccttccgccaaaggttctactggccaacggtggttaccgacgccaccaagctagtacactcctgcgagggatgccagtactatgcacgacagacgcacctcccggcccaagccctccagaccatccccattacaaggccctttgccgtgtgggggctagacatggttgggcctctacagaaggcccccgggggctatacccatttgctggtagcgatcaacaagttctccaagtggatcaaggctcgtccgatcattcgaatcaaatccgagcaagcggtgctgttcttcactgatatcatctataggtttggggttccaaacaccatcatcactgacaatgggacacaattcactagCCACAAGTTCCTAATGTTCTACGACgatcaccacatccatgtggcctggttagccataggacaccctaggacaaacagccaagtagaacgtgccaacggcatgatcctacaaggcctcaagccaagaatatacaaccggttgaagaaatttggcaagaaatggcttgccgaactcccgtcggtcatctagagcctgaggaacactccaagccgtgccatagggttcacaccgttcttcctggtctatggggccgaggccatcctccccactgacttggagtatgatTCCCCGAGGcttcaggcctacaacgagcaaagcaaccgcactgcccgcgaggatgccctcgaccaactggaggaagcccgagacattgcgatgctacactcggccaagtaccagcaagccctacgatgctatcaagcccggcgcattcgaagccgagacctaaaggtgggcaACCTAGTGCTGAGACTAAGGTAGAGCAATaggggccaccacaagctgaccccaccatgggaagggccgtacatcattgcccaagtactgaagcccgggacctacaagctagccaacgagaagggcgaaatcctcaccaacgcttggaacatagaacagctacgtcgcttctacccttaaatttccaagcattatatacattgtttctcgaaatacaataaagaggcgttctttagttgttctaaatttttcgagaaaccccctgagCCTGTCGATGGGGGATTGGCGTTACAATAaggctataagggagactcggctctgcctctacagaggtgcccaccacagggctcgaacaagactcggctctgcctctgcagaaccgagcctccctcgagggCTGGAAGGGTGgatccccccctaagtcccaggcaccattttttagtcgcttttcaaaaaaaattctacaccaaactctctagcgtgctctgacaaatcgattgtaaaaaacctaaggaccaaaagtctgtcttAGGGCCAAAAGGCCGACTGAGCcacgagacggcctatgcctccaGGCTAcgacaactccctcaccaccttttacccgaggggtagcttaggctctgaggaagttttttgcaagtgatatgttcagagacgagacagagggcagaggctcggaaatacaataaaaaacaatTAAAAAGCGTATACACATGattactttaaaaggcctcgacagccacaagcgttatgatatGGTAACATTAGTCCTAATCCATTTACAtgacccctttggcccaggtcagaaCTCAGGGTCGCTAGCGTCGGTGctcggcgtaggaggaaccacctcctcttcgaacagcttggccagcgtcgtgccaggggcctcagccacctccaccagcctcatgacctcctcctcggcctcctcgtcatcctcagccaagaTGTAACTGTCGTTGACGGCCTTGAGGTCGATGTcggcatagtgcgaggagacgacggccagggcgcgcttgacgcccgtatgcagcgccccccagagccgctcgtggactcagccgctcaacgcgatcaagcggctcccgagggagctgccCGATTTGACCCCccgacctccagggcctcacaGGTGGTACGGCCGATGCTCTACAGCGtgttgtgctccccgatctcggcctcgagcaccgcctgcacttcaATGGAGGCCTCAGCTGCtcgggagacctccttctccaaccctgcgccaagacaagcaggatggggttaagcacaaaaggaaATAAGCCGAACAGAGGTGCACGCCTATGAGACTCACCTTCGGCTTTCTCCCTCTAGTTTTGGACCTCagcccgagaggcctcggccaccctggaagcctccctctccagctctgcgtcacatcagggagttaggggtcgaacataAGAAGAACAAATAAAACAAGAGGCGTGGctcaataggactcaccctctgCCTTTTCCTTCCAGGCTAAGGCCTTGActcgggaggcctcggccactttgagggcctctgccagggcACCTTTCATCACCAGATGCGCGCCCTACTCCACACCCAGCTACCTagcgatggccttggcagaggccgccgCTTCTTTGGCCCGGGACTTGAAGGTATCCCACTCGctggccacccgggtcagctcctcctccagctccttgatctgcGCCGCCAAAGGGATGGCCTGCTCCCGAGCCGTggctgcctcggccttcatatcagcacaacgaagacggaggtcctccacctccgcgctccgcgccaACAGAAGATCAATGGCattggcgagcaggtccttctgctgccggagctggtcccagacgtccctctcccgccgaaggaacaatgacttcctaagggaccgggcctcgagctcctagataggcagaacAGACATCAAGTACTGCAAGAAAAACTTGGAAAAAGACGACACAGCACCAGAAAAGAAAGCGCGCACCTGGGCAACCCCGAGTAGAGCGtcagccacgacggacagcgctgtccacagcgaccgctccaccagctggcaaaattgctcgaaggagccccaacgcccccctcggccgcgtcctcaaaggcaaatagaggctcccccttagggtcatcctggctccaccacaagacacgcgggtgatcccacccacggggctcgggttgtacccagactagggccgagcttccctcaccaGAGGTTGGAGCTGGCTGCTCTATGGTGCAGGCCGCCTTGGcatccaccacctccttcccTCGAGAAGTATCGTCAGATGAGATCGAATGAacctccacttcccgggcgctctcctgcgACAGCGGCGAACCTTGGACCGGGGGCGGTACtgaagcttgccccgcctccatcTCCGCTTCCTGGGCCACCGACTCTGCCGCACCCATGCTGgcctctgccacctcggcctcggtggttccgggggctctggcctccgccacctcAGCCTTGGTGGTCCTGGATGCCCCGGCCTCCGTTGCCTCAGCCTtagaggtcctaggggcctcggcctcgccctcggtggcctcagcggcTGAGGGCACCTCGGCCTCATCTAACTCGTGGGCCTCAGCCTCGAGGGACATAGGCGCCTCCTTCCCCACTCGCTTAGTGGCCGCCTCGGTAACCTCTCCTTGGGCGtccggctcctttgggtcggccctcgccgatgccgcgccacGCTGTATGGCAGCTTgcgcctccatcacccattgggcggtggagctggtgctcaccttgagcgccttacgtggtgCCAGGGCAGGCGCTTCCGCCTGAAGCTTCCAGCTGAAGGCAAAGCATTCATGAGTTCAGCACACGGCCAAGGAACGAGTGGAAGATACTGCAAACTCCATTGACAAAACACTTACCCCGAATGGGGACACAATAGCTTCTGCACTGCGCCCCTCATCCTctgcaacgacgatggcggcggcggtggcacgacCCCCATGTCCGTCGGTGTCGGCCGGCCCTCACCGGACCCCagcgccccctcgaccctctacgGAGGCTGTTGGATCACCTCCTCCAtcgcctgctccacctctgccattgagcccaccgggctgatggcGCGCTTCCCTAaagcccgtgcctcgggcgtgtcggcctcagccccGGGGCAGGCGATCGTCGGCcccgaggcatcctctcctcctcctcctggaaatGCTGGGCTGCTCGCCGATGCCCCGGGCACCGTCCCCctaacgtcagggagatggtccagggtacCCCGCCCCGCCTCACTCTCATCGACATCGCTCGAGGAATCCGACAACGACGGTGATGGAGATggctccaccgggagaccatcgtgcctctgCTGCCGGCGATGTTTCTCCAGCTCATcgcgctcaaggttcttcctcttaCGCCTTGCCTCCTTAGCATCCTTCTGCTTCTTCTGCGCCTCAGCATGCGCCCTATTCACTGCCCGCCGCTCTGCGTCCTCAGGAacaggcggcggggaggctcgcacatccctcatcctctGTGGGAACGGCAAACGCAAATAAGGGAACTTGAAAATGTAAGgagcgaggaggcctcgggggtaGCAGCGGCGCATGACTCactagagagatgtacccccatgTCGGGCGCATCAGGAACGGGGACAGACCACTGCtcctcagccgcccctccactgtctctctcacccgacgtagaatctccttATCGGAGAGGGCGACGACGGACAACCGGACGCCATCGATCGGCTCGTCCGGTGTCATCTCGAATAGGCGCTGCTGGTcttggcacacttggagagtgcagccgccggccctcattgCCTTCCGTGTGCCCGtcagcttggtggtgagccccacccgaaagaggtggagccacagctcccagtgggggggggcaatgcccaggtacccctcgcagatggcgacaaagatggccgcctacacgatggagttggggttgaagttgtggagctccatgccgtagtagtgtgggagcgcccgcatgaaccggtctgtCGGCAGGCCGagaccgcgctcgtggaaggccacaaagctcacgtgtagccatcgcatggcctcggctccggctcgccccccggagcaatccactctggcctagtgGGGTCGATAACCGGGCGGAGGAGGCCGTcatcgatgagcgactgcagTGTCTCTGCGGACACatcggatggaccccaaggatccaccTAGAGGACAATAGCGCCGCCAGCCATGGGTGcagtggagaatgcggctacggcggtaaggctcgctctctctctctctctccctctcctttccttccccttctcctttcttctccccggcgctctcttcctcctttcttagcaaccgctcgagggcagaaagggcgaaCAAATGTGGGCAAGGTAAAGAGGGGCGGGGCGAGGCTCGTCATGTATTTATGAAGGAGGGAAGGGGGCGCAATGGATGGGCGACGAAaccagggaagtttccctcagatctggcaTAGTTAATCTGGATCCGATCAAACCGCCCACGcatccaccttttccttattaatcgcgcaCATAGCAACGTCCCATCCGCAGACATCACGTCGCATCCGACCAAAGCAACGGCAGGCGCCGTTCTGTCTCCCCGaggaaccacctcaaaaggcgcaacCGCCGTTGCcagccgatgggaagggaatatcccccactcgattcctttcagactaaggaactaggcaccaagcccgttatggtctaggggttcaaaggctaggcccccgagggtctcgacagccgccccaggacaacagagtcagggatgactatggatgagcccatacatggctgaggcccgagcaagcgattgctcgggatgccctaagtcgtgtccgagactagcagggaggtctctgaatgggatcccaccgtagggaggcaccgagcccctgaggccaatcgaacggccctaggacccactagagaagccctctggcagttttggagtgtgtctctggaccactagccgacccctatcgaacggggcatgggcctccacttggacttacccaataacagctcaccggagatgtCACTGCTtgtgcccactgagggtagcctggcatactccacccctccttccgaacaaaaaggatgcatgagggccgcacaaaaaagacagggaaactcctgattgccCCCTTGCTCCGagtagaggctcgagggctctgcctgcaaccaagccaagacccagcgacccaaactcgcactcgagggctcggcaaactacccctccttctgaacgaaaaggatgcgcgagggccgcacaaaaaagacagggaaactcctgatcgccctctcgctctgagcagaggctcgggggctcttcctgcaaccaagctgagacccagcgacccaaactcgcactcgggggctcagcaaaaaaaccctccttctgaacaaaaaggatgcgcgagggccgcaccaaaaaagatagggaaactcctgatcgccctcttgctctgcgcagaggctcgggggctctttctGCAAACAAGCCGAGACCtagtgacccgaactcgcactcgggggctcagcaaaaaccccctccttccaaacgaaaaggatgcgtgagggccgcaccaAAAAAGATAGGGTTTTTTGAAAAGgtgccattacaattcttgaaGATTGGAAATATACCATTACAATTCGTCTAATCGCAAGTGTGCCATTAAAATTTTGCGATACTTTGAAATATACCATCGTATATGCCCGACAAACACTTGGGCCCGCTTGCAGGCATCCGTGGCATATGGTCGACCGTATCCGTTTGTCGCCCGTCTTCATCTAAACAGCGCGGTGAACGCCACCGTCTCCACCTCTCTCTCACTCGCACTTTCCGCACTTTCCCTGTCTCTCTCCCTGAGCAAGAACCCTAGGGTTATCTCCCGGCAGCGActtcggcggcggcagcagcgacCACCCAACGGCGACGTAGCAGGCCAAGGCAACGGCGCAAGGGGGCGACTCGACCGCAGGCAAGGATGAGCTCGAGCTCCACCGCTGCTGGCACTCGAAGGATGCAGTACCCCCTACTGGACTGTCCCGAATGCCATGTTCCTCTAATCAGAATCGTGAGCAAGCAAGAGCGCTCGAAGGATGTCCCATTTGTCAAGTGCCCGAACAACATAAAGGTAGGCTTTGTTGTGTTAATACCCTTGAATCTTCATTGTTTGGTTTCTATTTGACTGATTTAGGGTGCGCAGGGTGATCCAACAACTTGTGGCTGGATCCGTTCGGAGGAGCAGTACGAGGCCTGGTTTCTGAATCAACAAAAGGAGCAGCAGATGCAGGTCCAGTTGCCCCTTCGTCATCAAGTTGGGGATGGTATTGGTGATTTCAAGCAACAGCTCCGTGAGATGAGGCAAACACTGGACATTGTTGTTCAAGACATTTGGAAACTGAAAGCGCAAATTGGAGACATGCATTCTGTTGTTCCTAGTCCAGTTAGTAATGCAACACAGGACATGGGTAATAAGAAAATGCAGATTGTGTTAGATGTATCTGTTGTAGTAGGTGTCCTTGTTGGTGTACTGGTAGGTGTAGTTGTTGCCCAGATGATGAAGTGACTGTAATGAAATTGATCAGCATTGTGCTATGTTTTTTATGAAATTATGTAAGAATTCCAGCAGCATCTTGTCTTGATTTTGGATGAGGAGAACAAGGGCTAGCAACATTCAAAGTAAAGTAGATCAAAGCACACAGACCACAGCCACATGACAGTAGTGAAAATACAATAGAGTTCAATTGCTGATCTAATCTGCAACATCCATAAACTATCAGAACCAGAAAGTTAGAAGCAATTTAAGTAAGCACACAATAAGAGTAATATTGCATGAACCTGATCTGCCCTCTCTTCAATAGACTTCTTGTCTCCAGCTCCATCAAGAATAACAGTGTTTTCTATTGTGAATTATACAGACATGCTATTTTGAATTATACAAAGAAACAAAATGCACAACAGAAACATCTGTTTTCTCCAAAACCAGGAGCTTTGACAGCACAGACCTGAACACCGT encodes:
- the LOC136469737 gene encoding uncharacterized protein; its protein translation is MAIPNYAYLKLKMPGPNGVIIVESTYEHAYDCDVECIEYAEALVEAKTLIVNLDRLGSEAPDSKHRAGTFEPTEAVKLIPVDPTYSNGQALRISATLDSK
- the LOC136469739 gene encoding uncharacterized protein, which translates into the protein MGVVPPPPPSSLQRMRGAVQKLLCPHSGWKLQAEAPALAPRKALKVSTSSTAQWVMEAQAAIQRGAASARADPKEPDAQGEVTEAATKRVGKEAPMSLEAEAHELDEAEVPSAAEATEGEAEAPRTSKAEATEAGASRTTKAEVAEARAPGTTEAEVAEASMGAAESVAQEAEMEAGQASVPPPVQGSPLSQESAREVEVHSISSDDTSRGKEVVDAKAACTIEQPAPTSGEGSSALVWELEARSLRKSLFLRRERDVWDQLRQQKDLLANAIDLLLARSAEVEDLRLRCADMKAEAATAREQAIPLAAQIKELEEELTRVASEWDTFKSRAKEAAASAKAIARVGEGVHERLWGALHTGVKRALAVVSSHYADIDLKAVNDSYILAEDDEEAEEEVMRLVEVAEAPGTTLAKLFEEEVVPPTPSTDASDPEF